A window of Daucus carota subsp. sativus chromosome 2, DH1 v3.0, whole genome shotgun sequence genomic DNA:
AAAATGATCCTTTATAGCTGCATTACCCACTATCATATCGattcataataaaaatatcTCCTTACACAATATTATTGCTGTGATAAGGAAACTAGATTATACTTGATTTTGCAAACATAATAAtgctaaaatattttgttacttctagcttatttctatattatttttatatatgacttGGGTCGGTTGGGTGTTAACATGTGTTTACCTGCTTATGTTCAGCTATCAATCAACTTTGAAGCAACTTTTCCAAGAGTTTGAAAATGGCAGCGACTCCAATTCTCAACTTGCGTCGGTAACTATGCGAATAATGCAGGCTCTTCAAACCAATTTAGACGGAAAGTCCAAGCAATATAAAGACATGTCTCTCACACATTTGTTTCTAATGAATAACATTCATTACATGGTTAGATCTGTCCGGAGGTTTGTTCTACAGAGAAAAGAGCCAGATACTTTGTTACTGTTAAAATTTAGGAGTTATATGAAAGGATGCCTAccttttttttgtgtgtgtgtagatCTGAAGCAAAGGATTTGCTGGGAGACGATTGGGTTCAGAGACACCGGAGAATTGTGCAGCAACATGCAAATCAGTATAAAAGGGTTGCTTGGGCTAAGGTGTGCAGTGTGCTATcgatccttttttttttatttgccgACTGCTATGgatctcttttattttttaattatacaaACTTCATGATGACTTGTGTTCTTCACTTGTTTCCTTCTAGTTCTTTTTACCAGATATAAAGCCTTCATATTGGACTCTACTGTAGTATTAGATGTTTGGTGTCTTAGATGATGGCAACTTCACTGACCCAATCTCATACTTTAGCGATAATATAGGCACATAACAGAATTTCTTTTCTGCCATCTCATTTTGTGTAATATTGCTAATTGCTTCCCCTGGCTACTAAATAATCAGTTCACAAAGTCACAAAGATTAAGCAACAGAAGAGGAAGTAACAGGGCATCTTTTACATATTTTCTGTTGGTCAAAAACATTTCAATACtcccctccgtcccaaaataatagctgctttgactttttgcatgtACTTTAAGGAGTGAAAAGAGTTACATTTACATTTTATtctttcaattttcttttttgaaaaaatatattttaaatgttatatttttattcagaaaaggaaaattgaaaaataatatgcgGAAGTAACTTTACACTTTAAAGTACATGCAGAAagtcaaaacaaaaaataattttgtgacggagggagtattttactATTACTTGTCAAACCTATATGGCTTTTTACATGGGTCAACCAGCTATGTGATTGTTATGCTATCTAAACTGGTATTTCCGTATGGAAACAAATTTTCTACTCCAGAAGTAGAAATGAAttctgcgtacatcttaccatCTCAAGAGCCTGTTCTACTAGAGAGAGACAGATACTGGGTATGTTTGGCATCATATGGGACAACCAGCTATAATAGAGACTGTTGGAGTTGACTGGGTTTACTAATATACATCACCTGTCCTCCTGAAGTTGGCTGATGTCcctaaattatttttagtttcagTGTTCAAAGAAATTGAAGGTCATATCGAATTGCACTTTAATAGTCTATGTCATGTATCGACACATTGGGTGCCTGAGGTAGGACAAGAAATTAAACAGGCGATCCATTATCATTGTCACCTGTGTTCCATATAAGTGCCAGACATGTGACAGTATGCCATGGAAAATCATTTTGGTGATAAATATCTGTGAAAATATCAGTTGTTGTTCATCAcatgtatttataaaaaaattgtgaaataaAGAAGACAAATAATAAACACTAGACATCATCATGAAACtcaattattaattgaaattaggCAGTCATTTTTACTTTATGCTTCGTCTTCATTTCTTACAATAATTTAGCTGAAATGATATGTTCAGACTTCAGATTCTTATTACCTCCAAATCTGAAGTTCATATGCATATATCTTATGGTTATCTGAATACAGGAATTGCTAACATTTTCTGATTTAAATTTATGCTCTTTGTAGATCCTGCAGTGCCTCTCAATTCAAGGTCTAACATCATCTGGCGGTAGTAGTAATTCAGTAAGCATAGATGGAGGAAACAGTAGTGGTGTTTCGAGAGCACTCGTAAAAGACAGGTTACATTTTGGCTATACCTTTCTGAATATCTTTGGTCTCCATAATATAAGATGCTTCTGTATACAAAATTGGTTTGTGTGTGGGACAATggcaaagtttttttttttttttttttttgggagggGTGGGGGTGGATCTCATGGCCAAATAGTCAACCCTAAAAGGACAGATATACCTGTGATTTCATCATTTTGAGTTGAATTGTTAGTTTGGTTTAATATTATTGATACCTAGCATTGTATCCGCTTAAACGTGAAATTCTGTTATTCTTCGCTGAGTAACAATCTTTTTGTTAACAGGCTAAAAACATTTAATGCACAATTTGAGGAACTTCATCAAAGACAATCTCAGTGGACAGTTCCTGACACAGAGTTGCGAGAGTCTTTGAGGCTTGCAGTTGCGGAAGTATTATTGCCGGCATACAGATCTTTCATCAAACGCTTTGGGTACACTTTCTTAAAAGTGAATTTTTAATCATCTTTTTTCAGGGGGTACCCAAGACCATAAATGTAACATGTTTCTTTTACCTTCTTATTTCTCTAGAAATAAGAATTTACCTTCTGTGctgaaaatccaaattattttattagaacCATAGGACAATTTTACTAAAGTAATACCTGCTGATGTTTTGTTGTCCTGAGTAATAGGCTGGAAGGTCTGTGTTAATCTTTTACATGACttgtttaagtgtttggatCTTGAAGGTGCATCTTAATCATAAACCAGGGtttcatatatattgttattttttggCCACATGAACGTAAAGAAAATAACACATTATAAGTAACAAATTGCATGTTACATAAGTGAGAGGACAGGTAGATTAACAAATATGACCAAGTTCTTTTGTGTGCACATCTTATTATTTGAATTCACTAAAGCTTAATGTATTTAATCTGGCATATTAATTTGTCACAGGCCTCTTGTAGAGAATGGGAAAAATCCTCAGAAGAACATCAGATACACACCCGAGGATCTTGACCGAATGCTTGGAGAATTCTTCGAGGGTAAAACTTTGAACGAACCCAGGCGTTAAACTTTCCTACATTGGTAACAATGTGAACTCGAGGAATATGAAGGAAGCACTCTTAGAAAAAGCTGGTAGTTTGTTTGGCCTCTATTTCCCAGCTTTTCCATCTTCACAAATTTTCTGTTCTGTATATGTCTTTGCTGTAGTGTAGCTAGTGATGAAAAGAATAGGGCACTTGTGTATCTAATTCTGCATTTGTTGGTTTCTGAGAtgtaaaataaaacaagagcaTGTTTAGGCTCTGTCTGCGTTTACACATTGTCACTACTTTTTCCctcttgttgtttcattattaatTTTCTTTGGTTGCTATCTGCTCATCAGTTGCTATTCACTAATCCACATTCCACAGTGTTTTgcaaatatatactttttcgGCACTTGGTCTCGGTTTGTCAATGGACAAGGTCTAAATATTGTATTGTCCGACATAGAATTACTAGTGATGTACTCTTAATCCTCGATGCAGGTCCTCAGAATTTCCCCACATTTAAAATTGTTAAGACAGGTATATTTCTAGTTAATTCTGATATcagataaatatattaatatacaaatattaactgATTCGAATAATAGTATACAAACAACCTTATAGATTCAATTTTCAGTAAAATAAATACACGTCAATGATGAGATTTTATCTTTATTGTTGCAACTTTTGTAGGTCGATGggtaagtatttaaaaatagcTTTTTTCTTTATTGTTGCGACTTTGTAAGTTGATGGGTAAGTATTTAAATTTGCTCCGTATTTTTTAGCATTAcaactttttaaataaatggcaATTAAGTAGgactcaaatataatattttgtatgtaCATACCAATTCAGCTACTGACAATAGCAATGAAAGAAAGGGGGATTGGGGACTGCccaaatattatatacatttttcttgGACAGGAAATATTATCTACATTGATGAAGAAACTAGCATTTTTACATGTGATCATGGTTACAAAGCTCTCTCCTGCTAACTGTGGACAAAGGAGAAGAGGAGGAAGCAGAGAAAGAAGAAGCAGCCGAAGAAAATGAAGTAGAGTCATCAGAAGCAAGTCCCACCAGCAAATCAACAAAAGCTTGTACAATCACCCCGTGGTTCATTTTACCATTCATTTTCAAGTACCATTCCAGCAACTCCTCCAAACATTCCCAATCTTTCAATCCATGACTCTCCACCATCTCCAGCATTGATCCCTTGAAATCTTCATACGGATCTTCTGATTCCATAGCCAAGACTATACTTTCCTTGAACGGCAACTCCTCCACATCATTGTAACAAACATCATCACTAGCACCTCTAGTGTCACTAGTTGCTGCAGTTCCTGTTGTcgtggttgttgttgttgttgatgagcCTAACAACGAATTGCAGGGCTCGAAAAACAGCCTGTCTGATCGCACCCCACGGATGATCTCCTCCAGCTCATCTTCCATCTCCTGATCATCCTCATCCTCAACCTGCTCACTAGTATCCGAAAGGCTTGGAGAGTACTCAGCATTCGTAAACCATCCATAAGACGGCTTATCTCCCGACGTCTGATCACCAATGCAGGGCTCCAAGAAAACCGAATTAACCGTCTTGAACATCAACTCATCCCCATTCTCATAATTCACATTATGCTTTCCAGAGGACGGCCATTGCCACTGATCACTTGATGATCT
This region includes:
- the LOC108208418 gene encoding transcription repressor OFP13: MGKKIVKFPSMFKKRSSSDQWQWPSSGKHNVNYENGDELMFKTVNSVFLEPCIGDQTSGDKPSYGWFTNAEYSPSLSDTSEQVEDEDDQEMEDELEEIIRGVRSDRLFFEPCNSLLGSSTTTTTTTTGTAATSDTRGASDDVCYNDVEELPFKESIVLAMESEDPYEDFKGSMLEMVESHGLKDWECLEELLEWYLKMNGKMNHGVIVQAFVDLLVGLASDDSTSFSSAASSFSASSSSPLSTVSRRELCNHDHM